The Desulfitobacterium chlororespirans DSM 11544 sequence CTATGCCCGGGAATTTGATCTCAGTGATGAGGAAATTGAAAGACGTTTGGATGAAGAATTGGATGAGTATAGGCATCGATAATGGCGCTGTCGCAGTAAGACAGCCCGGAAAATAACCAAAAGGCGGCGACTGGCTGATGCCAGAAGCCGCCTTTTGCTGTAAACTATAACACGAAAATTTGCCTCGCTGGGCAATACGAGTTTTAAATGTTACAGAGTCTAGTTATTTATTAATAGAAGTACAGATATTATAAGCAGGGGAATCCCAATCATAGAGCTACCTACAGCAATTATCCTTCGGATTCCGCTCTTATCTTTTATAAAAGCCGCCAAAAGTTTATAAGCCAAAATTCCCATAACGCCACCTAAACAATTCAGCAATACATCATCTATGTCAGCCGCCCCAATGCCAAAAGAAAATTGAATAATCTCCACGAGTAAGCTTATAGCAAATACAGAAATAAAACTAACCACAGCATTTATATTTTTCTTGAATAATTGTAAATAAATGCCTAAAGGAATGAACAAAGCAATATTTCCGAATAGGTTGGTTAAGATCACAGAATTGGATACATCAGTAGGACCCACCAAATAACTTTTAATCGTATGAAAGGGCAATATATTATAACTTTTATAAATTACCCTGTTTTCGTCAAACAAATTTAAAGGTGAAACATTCTTAAAAACTATAACAGAAAAAAACAGAACTATATAAAAAGCTAAAACTAAATATAAAAAGACGGATTCGATTTTTTTGTATCGCAGCATTTCAACTTCCCCTTATTTCAAATGAATGGCCGTAGTAAATCTCTGTAGAATTCTCGCCGCATAATAACTATAACGTTTTATCGTATCCAAAATGATTGAATTTATTTTAATCATTTTGGGTTTGGTTAAACGTTATAAACTATAAGGGTATCATCCCTATGTTTAAATGGTATTTTCTAAAGAAACTTCATTTCTAAATCATTTAGATAGCATAGAACGTTCTATATTACGAGGGAAACTTCCGGAGGATTAACCTTGATAGATGAAGATGCCTTACTGCAAAAAATTAGAGATGGTGACGAAGCCAGTCTGGATAAACTTGTGGTCTTTTATTATCCGGATATTCTGCGCTATTGCTTATGGCATACACCGAACCGGCCGACAGCGGAGGACGCCACCCAGGATACTTTTTTGAAAGCTATCAGGCACCTGGACGCTTATGTTCATCGGGGCAAATTCAGAGCGTACCTTTACAAGATTGCCGCCAATGTGTGTATTGATTACAGCCGCAAAAAAATTCCTGAACAGTTGCCGGATAATTTGCCGGAATACGAACATCAGTTGGAGCGGATAGAATCAGATGCAAATTTGGTATGGTTACTACGCAGCTTACCTGACGAACAGCGGGAAGTTGTCCTCTTACGCTTTGCACATGAGCTGAAAGTCCGGGAAATCGCAGAAGTAATCGGTGTACCCATGCGCACGGTACAATCCCGCTTGCGCAGCGCACTCAAGCGGCTAGAAAAAGATTTCATTGGGAGGGAAGAAAGTTGAATAGAAAAGTTCGTTCAAAATTGCAGGCCGCGCTGAAAGACCAGCCTTCCTTGCAAATATCGGAGGAACATTTGAACCAAACTATGGAGCAGGCCCGTATGGCCTGCCAAAGCCGCAGACAGCGGGAAGG is a genomic window containing:
- a CDS encoding VanZ family protein, which translates into the protein MLRYKKIESVFLYLVLAFYIVLFFSVIVFKNVSPLNLFDENRVIYKSYNILPFHTIKSYLVGPTDVSNSVILTNLFGNIALFIPLGIYLQLFKKNINAVVSFISVFAISLLVEIIQFSFGIGAADIDDVLLNCLGGVMGILAYKLLAAFIKDKSGIRRIIAVGSSMIGIPLLIISVLLLINN
- a CDS encoding RNA polymerase sigma factor — encoded protein: MIDEDALLQKIRDGDEASLDKLVVFYYPDILRYCLWHTPNRPTAEDATQDTFLKAIRHLDAYVHRGKFRAYLYKIAANVCIDYSRKKIPEQLPDNLPEYEHQLERIESDANLVWLLRSLPDEQREVVLLRFAHELKVREIAEVIGVPMRTVQSRLRSALKRLEKDFIGREES